A window from Pseudomonas kribbensis encodes these proteins:
- a CDS encoding ABC transporter permease, whose protein sequence is MLLSLYRSLHDYRGFILGSVQREFQSRYRNSLLGALWPVFNPLSMIIVYTVIFSHIMRTRLPGVDDSMAYSVYLCAGLLAWGLFSEITLRSQTMFLDNANLLKKISFPRICLPVIVLCNAAINFAIIIGLFLGFLLITGRWPGMALLALIPLIALQMMFCAGLGMILGVLNVFFRDVGQLFAICLQFWFWLTPIVYPMSILPEWVQRLLQLNPMTNLIGSYQNLFLYGHWPVWSSLLPTFIAALLMCLIGLRLFRRRVGEMVDEL, encoded by the coding sequence ATGCTGCTTTCCCTGTATCGCTCGCTGCATGACTACCGGGGTTTCATTCTCGGCAGCGTGCAGCGAGAGTTTCAATCGCGCTACCGCAACTCGCTGCTCGGCGCTCTGTGGCCCGTGTTCAACCCGCTGTCGATGATCATCGTTTACACCGTGATCTTTTCCCACATCATGCGCACCCGCTTGCCGGGCGTGGATGACAGCATGGCCTACAGTGTCTACCTCTGCGCCGGTCTGCTGGCCTGGGGGCTGTTTTCTGAAATCACCCTGCGCAGCCAGACCATGTTTCTGGACAACGCCAATCTGCTGAAGAAAATCAGCTTCCCCAGAATCTGTCTGCCGGTGATTGTGCTCTGCAACGCGGCGATCAACTTTGCAATCATCATCGGCCTGTTCCTCGGGTTTCTGCTGATCACCGGGCGCTGGCCGGGCATGGCGCTGCTGGCGCTGATTCCCCTGATTGCGCTGCAAATGATGTTCTGTGCCGGGCTTGGCATGATTCTCGGCGTGTTGAATGTGTTCTTTCGCGACGTCGGACAGCTCTTTGCCATCTGCCTGCAGTTCTGGTTCTGGCTGACCCCGATCGTATACCCGATGAGCATCCTGCCGGAGTGGGTCCAGCGCCTGCTTCAACTCAACCCGATGACCAACCTCATCGGCAGCTATCAGAACCTGTTCCTGTATGGACACTGGCCTGTATGGAGTTCGCTGCTGCCGACGTTCATCGCCGCGCTGCTGATGTGCCTGATCGGCCTGCGGCTGTTTCGCCGGCGTGTCGGTGAAATGGTGGATGAACTCTGA
- a CDS encoding ABC transporter ATP-binding protein produces the protein MGHIRVTGLGKAYKQYPTRWSRLAEWLIPFSPLRHHQHWVLQDVAFEIAAGESVGIVGANGAGKSTLLKMITGTTHPTCGKIETEGRVAALLELGMGFHPDFTGRQNAVMAGQLLGLQVDEIEALMPDIEHFAEIGEAIDQPVRTYSSGMQMRLAFSVATARRPDILIVDEALSVGDAYFQHKSFERIRSFRKAGTTLLIVSHDRFAIQSICDSAILLKDGHMAMYDKPEAVLDYYNALMAEREGQVVRQEKLAGGEMRTVSGTGEAAILEVRLLDEQNRSIDAAEVGQPVVLEVQVEVRRDIERLVLGFILKDRLGQMMYGINTHRLDKALTDLHAGERVTYRFAFVMGLGKGNYSVSLSLSRLDSHLDRNFEWRDYGLVFHVINNRHEDFVGCSWLDAKASITRHPAAALTERAP, from the coding sequence ATGGGGCATATTCGTGTAACCGGCCTGGGCAAGGCCTACAAGCAGTACCCGACCCGCTGGAGCCGCCTGGCCGAATGGCTGATCCCGTTCTCCCCCCTGCGCCACCACCAGCACTGGGTGCTGCAGGATGTGGCCTTCGAGATTGCAGCCGGCGAGTCGGTGGGCATCGTCGGTGCCAACGGTGCGGGTAAAAGCACCTTGCTCAAGATGATCACGGGGACCACTCACCCCACCTGCGGCAAGATCGAGACTGAAGGCCGCGTCGCCGCATTGCTGGAGCTGGGCATGGGTTTTCACCCGGACTTCACCGGCCGCCAGAATGCCGTCATGGCCGGGCAGCTGCTGGGGCTGCAAGTCGACGAAATCGAAGCGTTGATGCCCGACATCGAACATTTTGCAGAAATCGGCGAGGCGATCGACCAACCGGTCCGCACCTACTCCAGCGGCATGCAAATGCGCCTGGCCTTCAGTGTCGCCACCGCGCGGCGACCGGACATCCTGATCGTCGACGAGGCGCTGTCGGTCGGTGACGCCTACTTCCAGCACAAGAGCTTCGAGCGCATCCGCAGCTTCCGCAAGGCGGGCACGACATTGCTGATCGTGTCCCACGACCGCTTCGCGATCCAGTCGATCTGCGATTCGGCCATCCTGCTCAAGGATGGCCACATGGCCATGTACGACAAACCGGAAGCCGTGCTCGATTATTACAACGCCCTGATGGCCGAGCGTGAGGGTCAGGTCGTGCGTCAGGAAAAGCTCGCTGGTGGCGAAATGCGGACCGTGTCCGGTACCGGTGAAGCCGCCATTCTCGAGGTGCGCCTGCTCGATGAACAGAATCGCTCCATCGATGCTGCCGAGGTCGGCCAGCCAGTGGTGCTGGAAGTGCAGGTCGAGGTACGCCGCGACATCGAACGGCTGGTACTCGGCTTCATTCTCAAGGACCGCCTGGGCCAGATGATGTATGGCATCAATACCCATCGCCTGGACAAGGCGCTGACGGACCTGCATGCCGGTGAGCGCGTGACCTATCGCTTTGCCTTCGTGATGGGCCTGGGCAAGGGCAACTACTCGGTATCCCTGAGTCTGTCGCGCCTGGACTCCCATCTGGATCGCAACTTCGAGTGGCGTGACTATGGCCTGGTATTCCATGTGATCAACAACCGGCATGAAGACTTCGTCGGTTGCTCATGGCTCGACGCCAAGGCCTCGATCACCCGCCACCCCGCCGCTGCATTGACCGAGCGCGCACCATGA
- a CDS encoding glycosyltransferase family 4 protein has product MTRLLVECTHVFRHPKVNSGIQRVVRNVIKQLPPSAEGVECVPVVLLKGKLYRVTRLAPLDSPLFNAIVTFGERLERLAHRFWQWHQRLDSRCRSKLPRRALYVGYRLTSFGLFGIPLRLVEQVNRYQLPQRCEPLQHRPGDQLVLLDSSWHSDFFLHAERLKREGVGIVAVIYDLIPLTHPQFYDTRLVQVFSEWFDWITRTADGYLAISATVRDQVREEVQRRLGSAQAEKRWFDYFHLGSELDLQSVEAAVEPRLERLFATPEPVFLMVSTIEPRKNHDYLLDAFERAWAAGSNARLCIAGRIGWKCDALLARVRNHAELNRRLFMFNDLSDTSLEHAYAHSSALVFPSFVEGFGLPLVEAMQRGLPAMGSDIAVFREIGGEFMAYFDLHDPQQLTELVMAFERSGQFPAARDVTDWQWIGWREASQQLAERTARHVLQAPAAQARSHAHSP; this is encoded by the coding sequence ATGACTCGCCTGCTGGTCGAATGCACCCACGTGTTCCGGCACCCGAAAGTCAATTCGGGCATTCAGCGGGTGGTGCGCAACGTCATCAAGCAATTGCCGCCGAGCGCTGAAGGGGTCGAGTGTGTGCCGGTGGTGCTGCTCAAGGGCAAGCTGTACCGCGTGACGCGCCTGGCGCCACTGGACTCGCCGCTGTTCAACGCCATCGTCACGTTCGGCGAGCGCCTGGAACGGCTGGCCCATCGCTTCTGGCAATGGCATCAGCGCCTCGACAGCCGTTGCCGGAGCAAACTGCCGCGACGGGCGCTGTACGTCGGCTATCGCCTGACGTCTTTCGGCCTGTTCGGCATCCCTCTGCGGCTGGTCGAGCAGGTCAACCGCTATCAGTTGCCCCAGCGCTGCGAGCCTTTGCAACACCGGCCGGGCGATCAACTGGTGTTGCTGGATTCGTCCTGGCACTCGGACTTTTTCCTGCATGCCGAACGGCTCAAACGCGAAGGCGTGGGCATCGTCGCAGTGATCTACGACCTGATTCCCCTGACCCACCCACAGTTTTACGACACGCGGCTGGTGCAGGTTTTCAGTGAATGGTTCGACTGGATTACCCGCACCGCCGACGGCTACCTGGCGATTTCCGCCACGGTGCGCGATCAGGTTCGCGAGGAAGTGCAGCGCCGCCTCGGTTCGGCACAGGCCGAGAAACGCTGGTTCGACTACTTCCACCTCGGGTCGGAACTCGATCTGCAAAGCGTCGAAGCTGCCGTCGAACCGCGTCTGGAACGCTTGTTCGCAACGCCAGAGCCAGTGTTCCTGATGGTCAGCACCATCGAACCGCGCAAGAACCACGACTATCTTCTGGATGCCTTCGAACGCGCCTGGGCAGCCGGCTCGAATGCGCGTCTATGCATCGCCGGACGCATCGGCTGGAAGTGCGACGCCCTGCTCGCCCGGGTGCGCAACCATGCCGAACTGAACCGGCGCCTGTTCATGTTCAACGACCTGAGCGACACCAGCCTGGAACACGCCTATGCCCATTCCAGCGCCTTGGTGTTCCCGTCGTTCGTCGAAGGCTTCGGTCTGCCGCTGGTGGAGGCCATGCAGCGCGGATTGCCGGCCATGGGCAGCGACATTGCGGTGTTCCGCGAGATCGGCGGCGAGTTCATGGCCTATTTCGATTTGCACGACCCGCAACAGCTCACCGAGCTGGTCATGGCATTCGAGCGCAGCGGCCAATTCCCCGCGGCCCGCGATGTGACCGACTGGCAATGGATCGGCTGGCGCGAAGCCAGTCAGCAACTGGCCGAACGCACCGCACGCCATGTGCTTCAGGCGCCTGCGGCGCAAGCGAGGTCCCATGCGCATAGCCCTTAA
- a CDS encoding glycosyltransferase family 4 protein: MRIALNARILQAPRTGIGHYVAELVNALHAETDIDVALFHGWGWSSQLPEAAMPGYSRLTPMLRKIPGAYQARRWLEQKRFDQGRTTDIDLYHEPSLWPLAFDGPTVITLHDLTHLHFPDTQPQARLREIERRLADGLQQARVILTDSQAIADEAQRCFGLPAERFVVAPLGVAERFHPREPQAIDAVLKTHAVEAREYFLCVGTLEPRKNLSLALRAHALLPEAVRQRFPLLIVGMAGWQREQFSEELRQALASGHVCLLGYLPDEQVAQLLAGARALVFPSLYEGFGLPVLEAMASGTPVVVTRSSAMPEVAGPAGNYIEADDADGLRDALSRLIDDQAHWQACREAGLQQARLFSWKRCAQATAGAYRQALGG; encoded by the coding sequence ATGCGCATAGCCCTTAACGCGCGGATTCTCCAGGCGCCGCGCACCGGGATCGGCCATTACGTTGCCGAACTGGTGAACGCCTTGCACGCCGAGACCGATATCGACGTGGCGCTGTTCCACGGCTGGGGCTGGAGTTCGCAGCTGCCGGAGGCGGCAATGCCCGGCTACTCGCGCCTGACCCCGATGCTGCGCAAGATCCCCGGTGCCTACCAGGCACGCCGCTGGCTGGAGCAGAAACGCTTCGATCAGGGTCGTACAACCGACATCGACCTGTACCACGAACCGAGCCTGTGGCCGCTGGCCTTCGACGGCCCGACCGTGATCACCCTGCACGACCTTACGCACCTGCATTTCCCGGACACCCAACCGCAGGCTCGGCTCAGGGAAATCGAGCGGCGACTGGCCGACGGCCTCCAGCAGGCGCGGGTTATTCTGACCGACTCGCAAGCCATCGCCGACGAAGCCCAACGATGTTTCGGGCTGCCCGCCGAGCGTTTCGTGGTGGCGCCCCTGGGTGTCGCCGAGCGCTTTCATCCGCGCGAGCCGCAAGCCATCGACGCGGTGCTCAAGACCCACGCCGTGGAGGCACGGGAATATTTCCTGTGCGTCGGCACGCTGGAGCCGCGCAAGAACCTGAGCCTGGCCCTGCGCGCCCACGCTCTATTGCCGGAAGCCGTGCGCCAGCGCTTCCCGCTGCTGATCGTCGGCATGGCCGGCTGGCAGCGCGAACAGTTCAGTGAGGAATTGCGTCAGGCCCTGGCCAGCGGTCATGTGTGCCTGCTCGGCTACTTGCCGGATGAGCAGGTCGCACAATTGCTGGCCGGCGCCCGGGCGCTGGTTTTCCCCTCGTTGTATGAAGGTTTTGGCCTGCCGGTGCTGGAAGCTATGGCCAGTGGCACGCCTGTGGTGGTCACCCGCTCTTCGGCAATGCCAGAAGTGGCGGGTCCCGCCGGTAACTATATTGAAGCTGACGACGCAGACGGCCTGCGAGATGCGCTGAGCCGCCTGATCGACGATCAAGCGCATTGGCAGGCATGCCGGGAAGCCGGATTGCAGCAGGCACGGCTTTTTTCCTGGAAGCGTTGCGCGCAGGCCACGGCCGGCGCCTACCGCCAGGCTTTGGGAGGTTGA
- a CDS encoding glycosyltransferase family 4 protein, producing MRVLHFFKTYLPDSVGGIEQVIFQLCESGTQHGIEGQVLTLSANPEPAVLQLGQHEVHRARLDIQFASTGFSWSVFKQFRELAAEADVINYHFPWPFMDLVHFASGMNKPSVVTYHSDIIRQKNLLKLYRPLMNRFLASADRIVAASPNYLHTSDVLQQFQDKTRVIPYGLNKAGYPQPDAERMNRWRQQLGDKFFLFVGVMRYYKGLHILLDALKDVDYPVVIVGAGPLEQELHAQAAALGLRNIHFLGRVSDEDKVALLQLSYAIVFPSHLRSEAFGISLLEGAMYGKPMISSEIGTGTSYINIHNETGLVVPPSHPQAFREAMRTLWENPARAAEMGIKAEARYRQLFTADEMGRKWTKLYQELLEEKALSYA from the coding sequence ATGCGAGTTCTTCATTTTTTCAAGACGTACCTGCCTGACTCGGTCGGTGGCATCGAGCAAGTGATCTTCCAGCTCTGCGAAAGCGGCACCCAACACGGTATCGAAGGCCAGGTGCTGACCCTCAGCGCCAATCCCGAGCCGGCGGTGCTGCAACTGGGCCAGCACGAAGTGCATCGCGCCAGGCTCGACATCCAGTTCGCCTCTACCGGTTTTTCCTGGAGCGTGTTCAAACAGTTTCGCGAACTGGCCGCGGAAGCCGACGTGATCAACTACCACTTCCCGTGGCCGTTCATGGACCTGGTGCATTTCGCCAGCGGCATGAACAAACCGAGTGTGGTGACCTACCACTCGGACATCATTCGCCAGAAGAACCTGCTCAAGCTCTACCGTCCGCTGATGAACCGCTTCCTCGCCAGCGCCGACCGGATTGTCGCGGCCTCGCCGAACTACCTGCACACCAGCGATGTGTTGCAGCAGTTCCAGGACAAGACCCGCGTCATTCCCTACGGTCTGAACAAGGCCGGTTATCCACAGCCCGACGCCGAGCGCATGAACCGCTGGCGCCAGCAGCTTGGGGATAAGTTTTTCCTGTTCGTCGGGGTGATGCGCTACTACAAGGGCCTGCACATCCTGCTTGATGCCTTGAAAGACGTGGACTACCCGGTGGTGATCGTCGGCGCCGGCCCGCTGGAGCAGGAACTGCACGCTCAGGCAGCGGCGCTGGGGCTGCGCAACATCCATTTCCTCGGGCGGGTGAGCGATGAAGACAAGGTCGCCCTGCTGCAACTGAGCTACGCCATCGTCTTCCCGTCGCACCTGCGTTCGGAAGCGTTCGGCATTTCCCTGCTGGAAGGTGCGATGTACGGCAAGCCGATGATCTCCAGCGAGATCGGCACCGGCACCAGCTACATCAATATCCACAACGAAACCGGGCTGGTGGTGCCGCCCAGTCATCCACAGGCGTTTCGCGAAGCGATGCGCACCCTGTGGGAAAACCCGGCCCGTGCCGCCGAAATGGGCATCAAGGCTGAAGCCCGTTACCGGCAGTTATTCACAGCCGATGAAATGGGCCGCAAGTGGACGAAGCTGTATCAGGAACTGCTGGAGGAAAAGGCGCTGTCCTACGCCTGA
- a CDS encoding pyridoxamine 5'-phosphate oxidase family protein, whose translation MERSPWHAGERQLQAQVGVAERMEEFGRKVIRTWMPDQHRQFYQQLPFMLFGAVDADGRPWASVLEGEPGFAHSPEPTQLHFDSLPAADDPAQLQAGAAIGLLGIELHTRRRNRLNGHIGNLGASGFDLTVDQSFGNCPQYIQLRQFQRVPLTDPQTRRAEHFDGLDDAAVALIETADTFFVASYVDVDGERSVDVSHRGGQAGFVRVEGNRLTIPDFAGNLHFNTLGNLLLNPRAGLLFIDFSTGDVLQLSGRTEVILEGPQIAAFQGAERLWTFEVEKVVRRPGALALRWRFDGMSPTSLLTGTWAQADARLQAQALGDSWRPLRVTRIEAQSQHIRSFYLEPVDGAGLPVFQAGQHLPLRFTLDGEVFIRTYSLSGAPSDDFFRISVKREGRISTHLHDQVRVGDVLEARSPQGHFTVAPLERRPLVLLAAGVGITPLLSMLREVVYQGLRTRRIRPTWLIQSSRSLADQPFRAELDRLLEDAGEAVRVLRLLSQPEPDLVEGEDYDLHGRIDGALLRNLIDEFDQIDFVLCGPGGFTQGLYDSLRELDVRDDQIHAETFGPSTLKRQADPDAVVIEQLPAATTSVPVVFERSAKEARWQPEGGSLLELAESRGLRPEFSCRGGSCGTCKTRLISGAVNYPQPPAEVPEEGQVLICCAVPAQSAQPLVLDL comes from the coding sequence ATGGAACGTTCACCCTGGCACGCCGGCGAGCGACAACTGCAAGCGCAGGTCGGTGTTGCCGAGCGCATGGAGGAATTCGGTCGCAAGGTGATTCGCACCTGGATGCCGGATCAGCACCGTCAGTTCTATCAGCAATTGCCGTTCATGCTGTTCGGCGCGGTGGATGCCGATGGCCGTCCGTGGGCCAGCGTGCTGGAGGGCGAGCCGGGTTTCGCTCACTCTCCCGAGCCGACGCAATTGCACTTCGACAGCCTGCCCGCCGCCGATGACCCGGCGCAGTTGCAGGCCGGCGCGGCCATTGGTCTGCTTGGCATCGAGTTGCACACCCGTCGGCGCAATCGTCTCAATGGCCACATCGGCAATCTTGGCGCGAGCGGTTTCGATTTGACGGTCGATCAGTCCTTCGGCAATTGCCCGCAGTACATTCAGTTGCGCCAATTCCAGCGGGTCCCGCTGACGGATCCGCAGACCCGGCGCGCCGAGCACTTCGACGGGCTTGATGACGCGGCGGTCGCGCTGATTGAAACGGCCGACACTTTCTTCGTCGCCAGCTACGTCGATGTCGACGGCGAGCGCTCGGTGGATGTTTCCCATCGTGGCGGCCAGGCCGGTTTCGTGCGGGTGGAGGGCAATCGCCTGACCATCCCGGATTTTGCCGGCAACCTGCACTTCAACACCCTCGGCAACCTGCTGCTCAATCCCCGGGCCGGCTTGCTGTTCATCGACTTTTCCACAGGCGACGTGCTGCAGCTCAGCGGCCGCACCGAGGTCATTCTTGAAGGACCGCAAATCGCAGCCTTCCAGGGCGCCGAGCGGTTGTGGACGTTCGAGGTGGAAAAAGTGGTGAGGCGTCCAGGTGCATTGGCCCTGCGCTGGCGCTTCGACGGTATGTCGCCGACCAGTCTGCTGACCGGGACCTGGGCTCAGGCCGACGCGCGTTTGCAGGCGCAGGCTCTGGGTGACAGCTGGCGGCCGCTGCGGGTGACGCGGATTGAAGCGCAGAGCCAGCACATTCGTTCGTTCTATCTCGAACCCGTGGACGGTGCCGGTTTGCCGGTGTTCCAGGCTGGGCAACATCTGCCACTGCGTTTCACTCTCGATGGTGAAGTGTTCATCCGCACTTACAGTCTTTCGGGTGCGCCGTCGGACGACTTCTTCCGGATCAGCGTGAAGCGTGAAGGGCGGATATCGACGCATCTGCACGATCAGGTGCGCGTCGGCGATGTGCTGGAGGCGCGTTCGCCTCAAGGGCATTTCACCGTCGCGCCGCTGGAGCGCCGGCCCTTGGTGCTGCTGGCGGCCGGGGTCGGAATCACGCCGTTGCTGTCGATGCTGCGCGAGGTGGTGTATCAGGGCCTGCGCACCCGGCGGATTCGTCCGACCTGGCTGATCCAGAGTTCTCGCAGCCTTGCCGACCAACCGTTTCGCGCGGAACTGGACCGCTTGCTGGAGGACGCCGGCGAGGCGGTGCGGGTGTTGCGCCTGCTCAGCCAGCCCGAGCCCGATCTGGTGGAAGGCGAGGATTACGACCTCCACGGGCGCATCGACGGTGCTTTGTTGAGGAACCTTATCGACGAATTTGATCAGATCGACTTTGTGCTCTGCGGCCCCGGCGGCTTTACTCAAGGCCTTTACGACAGCCTGCGTGAACTGGACGTGCGTGACGACCAGATCCACGCCGAAACCTTCGGCCCTTCGACCCTCAAGCGTCAGGCCGATCCGGATGCCGTCGTGATCGAACAATTGCCGGCTGCCACCACTTCGGTGCCGGTGGTCTTCGAACGTTCGGCCAAGGAAGCGCGGTGGCAGCCCGAGGGCGGAAGTCTGCTGGAGCTGGCGGAAAGCCGTGGATTGCGCCCCGAGTTCAGCTGTCGCGGAGGTTCATGCGGCACCTGCAAGACGCGGCTGATCAGCGGCGCAGTGAATTATCCACAGCCCCCGGCCGAAGTGCCGGAGGAAGGACAAGTGCTGATCTGCTGTGCGGTGCCGGCGCAAAGTGCCCAGCCGCTGGTGCTGGATCTGTAG
- a CDS encoding glutathione S-transferase family protein, producing MQAIKLYNFPRSGHAHRVELMLSLLQLPTELIFVDLAKGEHKQPEYLAINSFGQVPAIDDNGVVLADSNAILVYLAQKYGNGRWLPSDPVGAARVQRWLSAAAGPIAFGPAAARLVTVFGAKLNADEAITRAHNLLKVMDLELGKTPFLVGNEPTVADVSAYSYIAHAPEGNVSLDDYANVRAWLARIEALPGFVAMPRTVAGLQATA from the coding sequence ATGCAAGCGATCAAACTCTACAACTTCCCGCGTTCCGGCCACGCCCACCGGGTCGAGCTGATGCTGTCACTGCTGCAATTGCCGACCGAACTGATCTTTGTCGATCTGGCCAAGGGCGAGCACAAACAACCCGAATACCTGGCGATCAACAGCTTCGGGCAAGTACCGGCCATCGATGACAACGGCGTGGTGCTGGCCGATTCCAACGCGATTCTGGTGTATCTGGCGCAGAAGTATGGCAACGGTCGCTGGCTGCCGAGCGATCCGGTCGGCGCAGCGCGCGTCCAGCGCTGGCTGTCGGCAGCGGCCGGCCCGATTGCCTTTGGCCCGGCAGCGGCGCGGCTGGTCACGGTGTTCGGGGCAAAACTCAACGCTGACGAAGCGATCACCCGTGCGCACAACCTGCTCAAGGTGATGGATCTGGAACTGGGCAAGACTCCGTTCCTGGTCGGCAACGAACCGACCGTCGCCGACGTTTCGGCCTACAGCTACATCGCCCATGCGCCGGAAGGCAATGTGTCGCTGGACGACTACGCCAATGTGCGCGCCTGGCTGGCGCGGATTGAAGCATTGCCCGGTTTCGTCGCGATGCCACGCACCGTTGCCGGTCTGCAAGCCACGGCTTGA
- a CDS encoding LysR family transcriptional regulator: MDRFQEMQVFAAVAQEQGFSAAARRLGLSAASVTRAVAALEQRIGTQLLIRTTRSVHLSEAGQRYLEDCRRILAEVQEAEDSAAGSHTQPRGQLTVTAPVLFGELFVTPVMAGYLTQYPDVSINALLLDRVVSMVEEGVDVAIRIGDLPDSNQHAIRVGEVRRVICGSPGYFAVHGRPTHPQALAGAPVVATSSIGQLRNWPFLEDGEPLVVRPEPRLVVTGNQAAITAACLGLGLTRVLSYQVASKIASGELEIVLAEYELPPLPIHVVYQGGRKAPTRVRSFVDYAVNALREHPALKNAALFHPEK, encoded by the coding sequence ATGGATCGCTTCCAGGAAATGCAGGTCTTCGCGGCCGTTGCGCAGGAACAGGGCTTTTCCGCTGCCGCGCGGCGCTTGGGGCTGTCAGCGGCCAGCGTCACCCGGGCGGTGGCGGCGCTGGAGCAGCGGATCGGTACGCAGTTGCTGATCCGCACCACCCGCAGCGTGCATCTGAGCGAGGCGGGCCAGCGTTACCTGGAAGACTGTCGGAGGATTCTTGCCGAGGTGCAGGAAGCGGAAGACTCCGCCGCCGGCAGCCACACCCAGCCCCGTGGTCAATTGACGGTGACGGCGCCGGTGCTGTTCGGCGAGCTGTTTGTCACACCGGTGATGGCGGGTTATCTGACGCAATACCCGGACGTTTCCATCAACGCCTTGTTGCTGGATCGCGTGGTGAGCATGGTCGAGGAAGGTGTGGATGTGGCGATCCGCATCGGTGATTTGCCGGACAGCAACCAGCATGCGATCCGGGTAGGCGAGGTGCGCCGGGTGATCTGCGGCTCGCCGGGGTATTTTGCCGTTCACGGTCGGCCAACCCATCCACAGGCACTGGCCGGCGCGCCCGTGGTGGCGACCTCGTCCATCGGTCAACTGCGCAACTGGCCGTTTCTGGAGGACGGTGAGCCCTTGGTCGTCCGCCCCGAGCCGCGACTGGTGGTCACCGGCAATCAGGCGGCAATTACTGCCGCTTGCCTGGGGCTCGGGCTGACCCGGGTGCTGTCTTATCAGGTCGCGAGCAAGATCGCCTCGGGTGAGCTGGAAATCGTTCTTGCCGAGTACGAGTTGCCGCCGCTGCCAATCCATGTGGTGTATCAGGGCGGGCGCAAGGCACCGACCCGGGTGCGCAGTTTTGTCGACTACGCCGTGAACGCCTTGCGCGAACATCCGGCCCTGAAAAACGCGGCGTTATTTCATCCAGAGAAATAA
- a CDS encoding amino acid permease: protein MQQSAKGLKRGLSARHIRFMALGSAIGTGLFYGSASAIQMAGPAVLLAYLIGGAAVFMVMRALGEMAVHNPVAGSFGQYASTYLGPMAGFILGWTYAFEMVIVGMADVTAFGIYMGFWFPEVSRWIWVLGIVSVVGGLNLCNVKVFGEMEFWLSLLKVAAIVAMILGGFGIMLFGISTAPGQATDISNLWTQGGFMPNGVGGLIASFAVVMFAFGGIEIIGVTAGEAKDPHRVLPKAINAVPMRILLFYVLTMLVLMSIFPWQQIGSQGSPFVQIFDHLGISSAATILNIVVISAAVSAINSDIFGAGRMMYGLAQQGHAPKGFARLSRNGVPWLTVIVMSCALLLGVLLNYLIPENVFLLIASIATFATVWVWLMILFTQVAMRRSMTPEQVAQLKFPVPFWPYAPMAAIAFMLFVFGVLGYFPDTQAALIVGVVWIGLLVLAYLTWVKPAAGQAARVTGDQPVSQS, encoded by the coding sequence ATGCAGCAGTCAGCAAAAGGTTTGAAACGCGGGCTCTCGGCCCGACACATTCGCTTCATGGCCCTGGGATCGGCGATCGGTACCGGGCTGTTCTATGGTTCTGCCTCGGCCATCCAGATGGCCGGTCCTGCGGTTCTGCTAGCTTACCTGATCGGTGGCGCGGCGGTGTTCATGGTCATGCGCGCCCTCGGTGAGATGGCGGTGCACAACCCGGTCGCCGGCTCGTTCGGGCAATACGCAAGCACCTATCTCGGCCCCATGGCGGGCTTCATTCTCGGTTGGACCTACGCGTTCGAAATGGTCATTGTCGGCATGGCCGATGTGACGGCGTTCGGCATCTACATGGGCTTCTGGTTTCCGGAAGTCTCGCGCTGGATCTGGGTGCTGGGCATCGTTTCGGTGGTCGGCGGGCTGAACCTGTGCAACGTCAAAGTCTTCGGTGAAATGGAGTTCTGGCTGTCGTTGCTCAAGGTCGCGGCCATCGTCGCGATGATCCTCGGCGGCTTCGGCATCATGCTGTTCGGCATCAGCACCGCTCCCGGTCAGGCGACCGATATCAGCAACCTGTGGACTCAGGGTGGCTTCATGCCCAATGGCGTGGGCGGCCTGATCGCCTCGTTTGCGGTGGTGATGTTTGCCTTCGGCGGCATCGAGATCATCGGTGTGACTGCCGGTGAGGCCAAGGACCCGCACCGCGTGCTGCCCAAGGCGATCAACGCCGTGCCGATGCGCATCCTGCTGTTCTATGTGCTGACGATGCTGGTGCTGATGTCGATCTTCCCGTGGCAGCAGATCGGCAGTCAGGGCAGCCCGTTCGTGCAGATTTTTGACCACCTGGGCATCAGCTCGGCGGCCACCATTCTGAACATCGTGGTGATCTCGGCGGCGGTGTCGGCCATCAACAGCGACATCTTCGGTGCAGGCCGGATGATGTACGGCCTGGCTCAGCAAGGGCATGCACCGAAAGGCTTTGCGCGCCTGTCGCGCAATGGCGTGCCGTGGCTGACGGTGATTGTGATGAGCTGCGCGCTGCTGCTGGGCGTGTTGCTGAACTACCTGATCCCGGAAAACGTGTTCCTGCTGATCGCGTCCATCGCGACCTTCGCCACGGTGTGGGTCTGGTTGATGATTCTGTTCACCCAGGTGGCCATGCGTCGTTCGATGACGCCTGAGCAGGTGGCGCAACTGAAATTTCCGGTACCGTTCTGGCCATATGCACCGATGGCGGCGATTGCTTTCATGTTGTTCGTGTTCGGCGTGCTGGGTTACTTTCCGGATACTCAGGCAGCGTTGATTGTCGGCGTGGTCTGGATCGGGTTGCTGGTGCTGGCGTATCTGACGTGGGTCAAGCCGGCGGCCGGGCAGGCTGCACGGGTGACCGGCGATCAGCCGGTTTCTCAGTCCTGA